One window of the Salvia miltiorrhiza cultivar Shanhuang (shh) chromosome 6, IMPLAD_Smil_shh, whole genome shotgun sequence genome contains the following:
- the LOC130990008 gene encoding probable aspartic proteinase GIP2, with protein sequence MAFPSVSILITSSFLLLSFFSNALTSPKAFIFPIRKDGATNQYYTTIQIGSNATTLNVGIDLGGNFLWFNSLDYFSAADSYRPILCGTNQCRIANGVGCVFCFLSPPVPGCTNNTCSDYALNPFTGTQVYSGLGQDVLRVSSTRATQYEVKRFPFQFSPYPDFREGLATSTVGLLALGRTRVSLPSQLSSAFKISDKFALCIPSSGGNGNMIIGDEVYRKPFQQISEAIQTTPLLRNPVSNSGNEVVGNLSIAYFIDVKSIRVGETSLALNKTLLSINKRTGEGGTSIRTVRAYTSLHRSIYRAVVDEFVKAAAAKNIKRVASVAPFGACFDSRTISSSKTGADVPTVDLVLQSSSVYWRFYGSNSMVRVGDRVMCLAFVEGPPNLSGPTTSIVVGGYQLENHLLEFDVSASKLGFSSTLLLSDTSCNQFGAA encoded by the coding sequence ATGGCTTTCCCTAGTGTTTCGATCTTGATAACTTCCTCGTTTCTccttttatctttcttttcaaatgcTCTAACATCCCCTAAAGCCTTCATTTTCCCAATAAGGAAAGATGGCGCAACCAACCAATACTACACGACTATCCAAATAGGCTCCAATGCCACCACACTGAACGTGGGGATCGATCTCGGCGGCAATTTCCTGTGGTTCAACTCCCTCGACTACTTCTCCGCCGCCGACTCCTACCGCCCCATCCTCTGCGGCACCAACCAGTGCCGCATTGCCAACGGAGTCGGTTGCGTCTTCTGCTTCCTCTCGCCTCCGGTCCCCGGATGCACCAACAACACATGCTCCGACTACGCCCTCAACCCCTTCACCGGCACCCAGGTTTACAGCGGCCTCGGCCAGGACGTCCTGCGCGTCTCCTCCACACGCGCCACCCAATATGAGGTGAAAAGATTCCCCTTCCAATTCTCCCCCTATCCCGACTTCAGGGAAGGCCTAGCAACCTCCACCGTCGGCCTCCTCGCCCTCGGCCGAACTAGGGTTTCCCTCCCGTCACAGCTCTCATCCGCCTTCAAAATCAGCGACAAGTTTGCGCTCTGCATCCCGTCTTCAGGCGGCAATGGAAACATGATCATCGGAGACGAGGTTTACAGGAAACCGTTTCAACAGATCTCGGAAGCAATCCAGACCACACCCTTGCTCAGAAACCCAGTGAGCAACTCGGGTAACGAAGTGGTCGGAAATCTCTCCATTGCCTACTTCATTGACGTCAAATCCATCAGAGTTGGAGAAACTTCTCTAGCATTAAACAAGACACTTCTGTCGATCAACAAGAGAACCGGGGAAGGCGGCACCAGCATACGGACGGTGAGGGCGTATACGAGCCTGCACAGATCGATCTACAGAGCTGTGGTGGACGAGTTCGTGAAGGCTGCTGCAGCTAAGAACATCAAGAGAGTGGCGTCCGTTGCTCCGTTCGGCGCTTGCTTCGATTCGAGAACGATCTCGAGCAGCAAGACGGGGGCCGACGTGCCGACTGTGGATCTCGTTCTGCAGAGCAGCAGCGTTTACTGGCGGTTTTACGGGTCGAACTCGATGGTGAGAGTCGGCGACCGAGTGATGTGCCTTGCATTTGTGGAGGGCCCGCCGAATTTGTCGGGGCCGACGACGTCGATAGTTGTGGGAGGTTATCAGTTGGAGAATCATCTGCTGGAGTTCGATGTGTCTGCGTCGAAGCTAGGGTTTAGCTCGACGCTGCTGCTCAGTGATACGAGCTGCAACCAGTTTGGAGCTGCGTAG
- the LOC130990007 gene encoding probable aspartic proteinase GIP2 translates to MASPSVPILIISSLLLSSLFSNALTSPKAFIFPIRKDGTTNQYYTTIQIGSNATTLNVGIDLGGNFLWFNSLDYFSAADTYRPILCGTKRCQIANLIGCVFCFSAAAPGCSNNTCADWALNPFTGTNGYSGLSTDVMLALSTRGTQYKLNFPFQYSDPILSQGLATPTAGLLALGRTRLSLQSQLSSAFKIRNKLALCIPPSGGNGYMIAGQEVYREPFRRISESMWTTPLLRNPWKGFGDEVIGNLSNTYFIGVKSIRVGGTSLALNKTLLSIDKVTGEGGTSLRTVRAYTSLHGSIYAALVEEFVKAAAGKGMKRVASVAPFGACFDSKTIKSGGDVPTVDLILQRKKVYWRFYGWNTMVRVGKGVMCLAFVEGEPNTTGPTTSIVVAGYQLENHLLEFDVPASKLGFSSSLLLRGTSCKEFGAAALDPYIG, encoded by the coding sequence ATGGCTTCCCCTAGTGTTCCGATCTTGATAATTTCCTCGTTGCTCCTTTCATCCTTGTTTTCAAATGCTCTAACATCCCCTAAGGCCTTCATTTTCCCTATCAGAAAAGATGGCACAACCAACCAATACTACACGACTATCCAAATAGGCTCCAACGCCACCACACTGAACGTGGGGATCGATCTCGGCGGCAATTTCCTATGGTTCAACTCCCTCGACTACTTCTCCGCCGCCGACACCTACCGCCCCATCCTCTGCGGCACCAAACGGTGCCAGATTGCTAACTTAATCGGCTGTGTCTTCTGCTTCTCGGCAGCGGCGCCGGGATGCTCCAACAACACATGCGCCGACTGGGCCCTCAACCCCTTCACCGGCACCAATGGCTACAGCGGCCTAAGCACGGACGTCATGCTGGCCTTGTCGACACGCGGCACCCAATATAAGCTAAATTTCCCCTTCCAATACTCGGACCCCATCTTAAGCCAAGGCCTCGCAACCCCCACGGCGGGCCTCCTCGCCCTAGGCCGAACTAGGCTTTCGCTCCAGTCGCAGCTTTCATCCGCTTTCAAAATCCGCAACAAGCTGGCCCTCTGCATCCCGCCTTCGGGCGGCAACGGGTACATGATCGCCGGCCAGGAGGTGTACAGAGAACCTTTCCGACGGATCTCGGAATCAATGTGGACCACGCCCTTGCTCAGAAATCCATGGAAAGGCTTTGGCGACGAAGTGATCGGCAATCTCTCCAACACGTATTTCATCGGCGTCAAGTCCATCAGAGTTGGCGGAACGTCTCTCGCCTTGAATAAAACTCTGCTGTCGATCGACAAGGTGACCGGAGAAGGAGGCACGAGCTTACGAACGGTGAGGGCGTATACGAGCCTGCACGGATCGATCTACGCAGCCCTGGTGGAGGAGTTCGTGAAGGCCGCTGCAGGCAAGGGGATGAAGAGAGTGGCGTCCGTGGCTCCGTTCGGGGCTTGCTTCGATTCGAAGACGATCAAGAGTGGAGGCGACGTGCCGACTGTGGATCTGATTCTGCAGAGGAAGAAGGTGTACTGGCGGTTTTATGGGTGGAACACGATGGTGAGAGTTGGGAAGGGCGTGATGTGCCTGGCGTTCGTGGAGGGGGAGCCGAATACAACAGGGCCTACGACGTCGATAGTTGTGGCGGGTTATCAGCTGGAGAATCATCTGCTGGAGTTTGATGTGCCTGCTTCGAAGCTAGGGTTTAGCTCGTCACTGCTGTTGCGTGGTACGAGCTGCAAGGAATTCGGAGCTGCGGCCTTGGATCCCTATATAGGATGA